GTTTTGCAATGCTAATGGCAGGACAAAGAGGGCAGATAAGACCATGCATTTAGCAGAAGGGCATATGGTGCAGAACCTCTAACCTTCAGTTGCTTTCAAGTGACACCGTGGAAGAAATCTTTCCAGAGGAAACAGCTGGAAATTAAAGCTGCTGGTTGGGTTTTAAGTGAGAAAAATCCCTCCATCACAAAACCTAGTTGAAAATGCTAGACGTTTCATGAACataattgtatttgtatatagATCCcactggattcccagtgattgggcggcatataaataaatcctattatNNNNNNNNNNtattattattattattattattattattattattattattattattattagagaaatgtgggatataaattcaataaataaataaataaataaataaataaataaatattgattccTGTCTCCTGTCTCTTCTTCCTTGCAGAACATTTATCTATCTGACACAAGATGAAGAGTAGCTGAGTGCAGGTGCACTGGTAATTCCAGTGGATATATTTGCAGTACTACAGCCCAGAAGCTTGGCTTTCAAATACTTAGCTTCCACCTGCACTACTGACATTcaaagagagggaagagaaaagtAGGAACTTTCCTTTGAGGCACCATGGAAATAGATAGTAGTCACCAGGTAGCAACACAGGAGAGCAGTATCCCTGCCTTGGACAGTACCACATTAACCGCTTTTGCTTGCCAGCATGTACCAGAAATGCAAGTAGCCAAGGATGTCATCTGCAATCAATGCAATAATTTCATGAGGACGAGTTTCGAAGGCAGAAAAAATACACTTAAGTCAAGCATTGCCAATCTGATGGTAATGGGAGTTGTAAAGTCTAACACGTCTGAAGGACTTTAGATTGGTGAAGGATGACTTAAATCTATTCCCAACAAAGCCAGTGGCTGGGTGGAAATATTTATCCTGCCATACAGCATCAAATCCACCAGGTGATGCTGTCGCTTTATTATTCTctgataataatatttttaatttgacaaAATTTCCCTTCTCCACATCTAATGTAAGAAAAGTTTTATTTGGCGGAATTAAACAGAGGGAAGTGGCCTCCCAATCATCTCCAGGGAACTGCTTAAAACCATCTCCCTATTTTGCACCAGCAACAGAAACCCACTGCCTCCAATGATAGATAAAGCATTATACAGTACAACTTTGATCCAAGCTATCCGATGAGCCGTATTCTTCCCTACCAATTTGCCAAGGCCTTGAGTTTCAGGAAAAGCCATTCTTTAGATAACAGGTAGGCCAATCTCCTTCCTCAGCACTCCACACAGGTCATACACACACAGTGTGAGCCCAAACACTtgcattttcctctgcagtctctTTCAAAATGATGGATCACTTGCTGTCTCCGTTTTGAGAGAGACTGCAGAGGAAAAGAGATATTTAATAACATAGCCATTCTGGGAAAACATTGGGATACAAATATTATACATATAATTCCCCTTTAAGTCCACCTAGTTTAGTTTGGCAGCTAAAAGTGGAATCCACCTTGGAAGGTGAGGATGGGGGGAAATGATCTATCTCTCTGTCAAAACCTCCAGCTGACCACCAATACAGTCTGTTTTGATCCCAACTTTCAGATTATTTCTCCCTGccagaagagagagggagactgACAGCAAGATAGCCTGCTAACTCAAGCGCTAGCCCATCTCTATCCTGATTGCCCAACCTGGAGAAGCAATGGAAAAGCCAACTTCTGCCACCCTCACCTGAGATCTCGCAAGCACTTACAGTGCTTCAGCATGTCCATGAGGGCTGACATGTACATCACTTTTCCCATAAGGCCTATGTTGGCCAGCGAGAGGGTCCGTAGGCGTTGGCATTGGGCCCCAATGCTAATCAGCCCAAAGCCGGTAAGAACACTGGGCAGCTGGGCCAAGGTGAGGCTCTGCAGGAatgccagctggccaatggcagcCACCTCTGCATCCCCCACATGCTGTGCCCGACTGCAGGGAGGCAGCGAGTTCCGGATAGCTGGCTCATTCCTTGGCATGGCCGAGGAGAAACTGGAACCAATCAACTCCAGTCTTTCCAGAAAGGGAAGGCTTTCTAGTAGAGACCAAAACACAGAAGAGGGGGGCTTGAAATTGCCTTGTTCTAGGCAGTTCCTGGAACAGGTCTGGACCCCAATTCGGACTTTCTTTCCAAAACCTTGGGAGGCTACATTAGCCACCGGCTGCACTGATGGCTTGTCAGCAGTTGTCAGGGAAATGTTGGCAATAGCACAAACaggcaaagccagagagagaaggcATTTCAGGCGGGCAAGGAGTTGGCATAAATGTTTGCCCAAGCCTTCTGAGCTATGATGGTGGGCAGCCGAGAGGTTCAGGTGCCTCAGATTGCAGCAAGAGGCAACCAGTGTCTCCACAATGCCACTGTCAATGTCATCTTCCGCCTTGCGCAAGAGGGAGTCTGGAGACAGACAGTGAACGCAGCCGCTCAGGTTCAAACTGACCAGGCTGCGGAGGTCTTTACCACCATTCAGGACTCTCTGGACAAGCTGGCCACCAGATAAGCTACAGCGGTTGAAACTGAAGTAGACAGGGTTGCTGACTTTCAAAAGCTGGAGGAGGCTGGAGCCATTCATCCAAGATCGAGGTAGCTGTAAAGCATCTAATGTCACATTCCGGGCCATGGAGTCTAAAAGGTTTTTAACAGCACAGCTCTGTGCAAAGCCACCAGGAGCAGAGATGAGGAAAGCGTGAAGTTTCTCTGGAGTCCGATCACTCAGCACCGCTAAGTATAGCCTCACCACCTCCTGGTTGACTGGTCCAGGAGCCAACCTAGCATAGAAAACCCGGAGATTCTGGTAGTGGGGCACGTTACTCTCACCCACCATCAGCTGGCCAGAGATTATTAAACCCTCTCGCGATCTGTCAAGGATCTCAAAGTACAGGAGGAGTTTCTCGAGGCTGGTACAACATGGCACTACCCCATAGGAGGGTGTGTAAAGAGTCTGCTTGAGCTCCAGCACTCGACTCAGTGTAGCCTTGCATTCACTACTCAAGTGGGAGGCATCAAACCCCGGATTCACATCAATTGCCAAAGAGCGGAGGTATTGCAAGGTGGAGAGCATCTTTGAGAGACGAAGGGAGGTGAGGTGGCAGCCAGACAAGTTCAGCTTCACTAGGTTTTTGCAACGAATCACCTGGTCAATGGTGGTGCCCGGCAACCAATAGCAGCCGGTCATGTCCAGCTCATGAATCTCTTTGCCAATCTCTCTCATGAGCTGCTTCACTTTGTCTTTGTCCACCTGTAGCCAAGCATAAGAAAAAACCAAGTGCAGTAGCAGCTAAAGTTGGGATGATCCACTACATGCTCACATGTTTACTACTtgaaacagaatttggaaaaaatacttttgtttGGATCACAGCATCCTAGTTCTGGAAATGCAAAAAGTAAGATTTCCAAGCAAGACTGCTGTATCAAGCAATGGACTTTATAAcagttttatagttttataattCCTAGCAATTTCTCAGAAAGGAGCATTGCAATAGAAAAACAGCATGCTACTCCTGAGCCTGTTGGCAGCATCTCAGGCTTCCCGGACACACACACGTGCACTCACTCATTCtcaccctctctccctctctctcacacacacacacacacacaaacatttactTTTGTAATGGCTCAGAAATCTCTGGAGTGACTCTCTCAAATGAGCCAGAAGGAGGGGATTAGAAGCCACacctaaaaaaaaaagtgatcacCCCAGGAAGCAAGAAGTACCACTCCTtgcaatgtgaaaagaaaaatgtccCCAATACCTCTTCCTCTGGAATACACTGCATTCAAGCTGTGAGGAATGCGCTTCAGTGTCTTCAAGCTTGCAGAAAATAGGATGGCATGGTTTGCAACAGGGAAGCTGGCTGTCACATTGTTTAGTCAGGGCGCATCTTGCTTCACATCCCCCCATTTCCCAGACTGAATAAATCTGTCTAATTAGATATAGGCAGGAAACCTTTCACATTCCAAAGACTGGGAGCTACAACTCTCATCAACCTCCCCAGTAGGAGCAATAAAAAGggactgtgggatttgtagtctaaaacCTCTGGAAAACTGAAGGTTCATCACCTCTGCCTTAATCTGTATCTGGGGAACAACAGTAGATTCTGCATTTGGCCACCATAAAAAAGACTGGACCAAAGTGTATATTCTCTTGCAATATGTCTGCCAGGACATAGTAAACACACCAGCTGAGTGCTGTAAGATCCTACACCCTGTCTGAAAcctaaataaaaggaaaagggaagacaAAGGAGTAAACCTAGCATGTTATTTCACAGTGATCTGTTGTTTAAAATCCTCATGGTCTCTTGCAGCACGACCCGGAGGAACACCAACAAAACTCTGAAATAAAATCCCAAACCCCTTAAGTCTTCAATCCTCTCAATGCTCTTCCTCACCTGATAGTTCTTATGTAGGATCACTGTGTGGGTGAGGCTTTTGTCAAGACTGAGGACAGAGAGTTTCCGGCAGACCCTCTGGACATTCAGGACAAGATCTGAAACTGGAGTGTATCTCAGGATGTGTAAGAGGATCTCATCTGAGAACTCCATTAAATTCATACTGTTGCTCTCCTCTCCAGTCTCCTCACTTGTCACTTCCTAAGAAGACAGAATGAATGCACTCAGCAGCTAGAATGGGTGAAAGGAACAAAACTGAAAGGAAGACATGTTTTGTTAAAAGACCTGAGTGGTTTAATACAACCACAACAGAACCTTCTCTTtccctggctaaacatacccagctccctaagtctctgctttccagatccttcatcatttttcctattctctggagcagcagaaaacaagcttgctccatcctcaataggacaccccttcagatacttaaacagagctatcatatcacctcttaaccagctctctaagtcattcctcataaggcatggattccagacccttcgccattttgatcaccctcctttggatgcgctccagcttctcagcatccttttcaaactgtggtgcccagaactggacacagtgttattccaggtgagacctgaccaaagcagaatagagcagcactatgacttcccttgatctagacattatagtACTACTGATGAAGTGCATAGAATCGCATtgcctttttagctaccacattacagagggcagagaactgtctagTTCTTTAAGcttctctgagagcctttgtggctgaagagcagggtataaatactctaaacaaacaaacacacatccccagctccctaagtctttgctcataaggcatggttttcagacccttggccattttggtcgccctcctttggagacatggctccagtttctcaacatccttttttaattgcgGTGCCcagtgttattccaggtgaggcttgaccaaggcagaatagagtggcactatgacttcccttgatctagacactatacttttgttgatgcagcctagaatcgcattggcctttttagctgctgcatcgcactgctgactcatgttcaaactgtggtctcctaggactcctagatcccttttacatggaGTCTTGTTAAGCCTGGGGTCCCCCATCCTTCACACATGAGacagacccccccacacacacacacacactccaaaggCCCAGGAGGAGTCCTTCTTTCCCCACAGCCTTTCAGTTATGAGGTTCAACACCCATGAGGCAAAACAAGGCCTGCACAGAGGCTGAAGAAGACTCCACAGTGAAAGGGACcttaggagtcctagtaggccacaatTTGAACCTGAGCCAACAgcgtgatgctgcagctaaaaaggccaatgcgattccaggctgcgtcaatagaagtatagggcGAACGCCGTTGCCATGGAGACGGGGAGAGACGTAGGAGAGGGCGGGAAGGggaagcagggccagccttggttgCCACGGTAACCGAGGCTTTTATTTTGGTAGGGAGTTGCTTTACCTCTCCTAGGCAGGCCATGGCCTGCAAGCGCTGGCCTCTTCAACCCTTTCCCAAAGCAGgctttctctttcctctgcctGCCTCCCTTCCACAcgattgctgctgctgcttcttcctcctcctcctttcagccGGGCCAGAAAAAGAGCTATTTCCGGCGCGTTACTGACCTCACTTCCGGTCCATTCACCTCCCCCTTCTTTCGCTTTCGAAAAAGGGCGCTTAGCCGCCATCTTGGGAGAGGCGGGCGCCATTTTGAAAGCGGCGGGCGCCATCTTGGGAGAGAGCgattgagggagagagaatggaagGAAGGCTGTGCCGCCATCTTGGGAGTGGCTCTCCTTCTAGGCCCACATTCTTCCCCTCAGAGCCACCATTTCCAGGTGGCTTTTGTTGGTTTTCCTGGGCAACAAGTTATTTTTTGTCCGTCTTCTCAGTCCCCCAATccatttaaaatgtcaaaatgtcaCCCCGAGTTCTTTAAATGAGGAAAAGACATTGCTGTCAATGGTTATTCTGTGAACAATAGGCGCCCCCCGTCGCCATCTTNNNNNNNNNNGGGAGTGGCGCTGAGGGAAAAAAAGGATTGTTTCCTTtaattatgtactgtatttatatttaaaatcttAGAAGCTGAAGGAATACAAAGAACATTTCAGACATCGCAGATGTcttgcatccacactacagaaataacccagtttggcaccgctctTAAAGTTCCCCACAAAAGCACTTCCTATATACCATACATAatacattggctgcatccacactggagaaataacccagtttggcaccgatttaactgccctggctcaaggctatggaattctgggagttggagtttgttgtggggcccagagcagggCTTTGGGCAGGTTAGCTTTGGGCAGGGAGGCCACAGAAACCTCCAGCAACTGCTCCCcaaatcgttgttgttgttgttatttccagcTTCCCTTCTAGTCTGAGAGATACCATCCCAAATCTGTGATGAATGGAAGTGCCTCTTCTTAGCCCTGTTTCAGTTGCTAGGAGAAACTGGCACTAGACAGATGACAAATGTGAAGCGTATGTGTGACACAATCTAACACAACcattcttatttctttctttagacATGCAAAGTTATTTCAGTTCCATAGGACTGTCCAGCAGGCAGAATGGCAAGGTAAgattattcagtgtttaaaaagccaagAGAATGGCAAGCCTATAAAAGAATAACAAATGCATTTAACATTTCACTGCTATCCTAAACCTACACTGCAAAATGATGTTTGAccccatggctccattctacagaatactagcatttgtagtttggtgaggcactctTTGGCGGAGGAGGCTacagaccttgtgaaactacaaaccccaggattccataggatggagccacagcactagCATAGtgttaaactagattatttcttcagtgtagagtGTAGACGCATCCTAGGTGATGTTCGGGGATGGCTGAATTGtgtatgtgcgcacacacacacacctgctttcaagttgcctgttgacttatagcaaccccatgaatttcacaggtttttctaAGGCAAAGAATCcatagagatggttttgccagtttcttcctctgaaatatagcttgcagcacctggtattcttggtattctctcatccaagtactagccagggctgaccctgcttagcttccaaaatcagacaggatctagtacTATTGTGCTTTCCAGTCATTGCCAACTTATGAACCCTAATGTTATCCCCCATCATGGGTTtttattggcatgatttgttcaaaggaggtttgccattgccttcttcccctgaggctgagagtatgcgacttgctcaaagtcacccagtgggtttcatagccaagtcgAGAATCGAACCCCgctctccaaaatcatagtccagcattcaaaccactactccacactggttCTCTCTGGTAGCATAAATGTTGTACAATTCTGTTAAATTTATCCTGAACAAAAAAAGGCCTTGATTTAATTGTTTCAACTCATAGTACATGCTGAATAAAGAAAGGGCATTGAATACAACTAGGCTTGTTGGTGCAACTCCCCTTTGAGAAGTTACAATGTTTAGAATTTTTTAGTACAAGGGAACATTTATTTGCATAGGCTTTTGTTAAACTATGGAGTTCACTACTCACAAGATGTAGGCATGGACACAAATTTGGATGACTTCAAAAAGGAATTAGATAAATACAAGGAGGGCAAAgctatcaatggctactagtcacgGTGGCTGTATTAGCCATATATCTTTGGATATGAGCTTCTGGAGATTATGACTAAGGGGGCACTTGTGGTCGCCTTCTCTTGTTGGGCTTCCATTGATGCAAGAGTGCTGGATCCGAGTGCCTTTTGGTCTGACACAGCACAGACCTTTCTCAAAAGCATAGTAACAGCTTTACTGGAACAGACCAAAAGGTCCTCTAATTCCAGGGCATGCAAGTCTGagtctcaccattggctatgatggctgAGGATGATAGGAGCTGAAACATCTCGACAgccacactttgcctaccctTGCATCTAATCCAACATGTGTTAAATCAAATGGACCGATATACCAATCAGGGATTAAATCTGGGGTCCTTCTGTGTGCAATGCTGGTGCTCTGGCACTGGGCAACATCCCTTACCCTTTGCccaaggaagggcaagatttaaACAAATGGAGCCTCACTACTTAGCAATTTGACACTTGAGTTCCAGTTAGCCATTGAACAGTTCATCAACTGTTCCAGAGACTGAGAACAGACTCAATTGTGTCAGGGCAGGACCTTTCCAATTTATGCTGTTTTATAAACAGTCATGGCCAGCTGTTGTTGGCAACAGATCACTTGATGTCAGTCTAACCCACGAAGGCCATCATATTCCCATTAGCCAAGCTCCACTAATTCCATCCAGAATCCTTATTAGGGCAATGGATGTTTGTTGCCTTTTTCAACTTCAGACTGACCCCTagcaaaggattttcttggcaaggcttgttcaaaggaggtttgccatcactttcTTGTGAAGCTGTGTGACCTGCACAAGGTTAACAAGTGGACTTTGCATGGCAGAGCAGGCTCTAacccaacagtcaaaccactataccacactggctctaatatATGTATTAGCCCCTTACAAAGCAGCATTTAGGGTTTTGCATTCTCCAGACATCTTAACTGGTCAAGCTGATAAAGTAATGAGCTTATGGAATACACATTTTCTGCAATCTTGGCTCAAGGTCTGTTATCCTCCCTACACTTCTTGAGACTGCGAACTAGGTGGAACACAACTCTAAAATGACTTCCCCAGAACAAGAATCTCTTAAGCATGCCAGTTTCTCCTTTATCTGGGCTTTATATACCAAACAAAATGCCCCTATGGCAGGATTAGCCAGTTATACCATAATACATTTGGTACGTTTAATGTTCCACAAGATTAATTGGTTTATTCAAAATGGGGACATCATACAGTTGATCTGCAGGATACTAGGAAGAGGTAATGTATTGACTGTATTTCAGCCAGTTTGTTATCCTGAAAATGTAAGTTGCTCAGGGTTTCCGTGACCGAGTAGATTCAGACGCTgcttgaagtcctagtccaacacagcTATGCCACACTGATTCTCATTTCAGCCCAAAGAATGTATTCAGTTATCAGCATATTTTGGGTTAAAGCTTTTCCTACCAATAGTTTAAACCTCAAGAGTAGCTATTTCTACCCTATCAGGACCACAAAGGCTCCCAACCCATTTGACATACCCTACT
This genomic stretch from Sceloporus undulatus isolate JIND9_A2432 ecotype Alabama chromosome 8, SceUnd_v1.1, whole genome shotgun sequence harbors:
- the FBXL18 gene encoding F-box/LRR-repeat protein 18 isoform X1 — encoded protein: MACLGEEVTSEETGEESNSMNLMEFSDEILLHILRYTPVSDLVLNVQRVCRKLSVLSLDKSLTHTVILHKNYQVDKDKVKQLMREIGKEIHELDMTGCYWLPGTTIDQVIRCKNLVKLNLSGCHLTSLRLSKMLSTLQYLRSLAIDVNPGFDASHLSSECKATLSRVLELKQTLYTPSYGVVPCCTSLEKLLLYFEILDRSREGLIISGQLMVGESNVPHYQNLRVFYARLAPGPVNQEVVRLYLAVLSDRTPEKLHAFLISAPGGFAQSCAVKNLLDSMARNVTLDALQLPRSWMNGSSLLQLLKVSNPVYFSFNRCSLSGGQLVQRVLNGGKDLRSLVSLNLSGCVHCLSPDSLLRKAEDDIDSGIVETLVASCCNLRHLNLSAAHHHSSEGLGKHLCQLLARLKCLLSLALPVCAIANISLTTADKPSVQPVANVASQGFGKKVRIGVQTCSRNCLEQGNFKPPSSVFWSLLESLPFLERLELIGSSFSSAMPRNEPAIRNSLPPCSRAQHVGDAEVAAIGQLAFLQSLTLAQLPSVLTGFGLISIGAQCQRLRTLSLANIGLMGKVMYMSALMDMLKHCKCLRDLRLEQPYFSANAQFFQALSHCSSLQRLCIISRSGTLQSDAVMSFMATCLEVIMCHMFTGESLTVCKNLQQSLIRSFQADRPALNVVVFPLLHEDLTEVIRDVPMMHLDEITLFKSRVAEEPPNLWW
- the FBXL18 gene encoding F-box/LRR-repeat protein 18 isoform X2 translates to MACLGEEVTSEETGEESNSMNLMEFSDEILLHILRYTPVSDLVLNVQRVCRKLSVLSLDKSLTHTVILHKNYQVDKDKVKQLMREIGKEIHELDMTGCYWLPGTTIDQVIRCKNLVKLNLSGCHLTSLRLSKMLSTLQYLRSLAIDVNPGFDASHLSSECKATLSRVLELKQTLYTPSYGVVPCCTSLEKLLLYFEILDRSREGLIISGQLMVGESNVPHYQNLRVFYARLAPGPVNQEVVRLYLAVLSDRTPEKLHAFLISAPGGFAQSCAVKNLLDSMARNVTLDALQLPRSWMNGSSLLQLLKVSNPVYFSFNRCSLSGGQLVQRVLNGGKDLRSLVSLNLSGCVHCLSPDSLLRKAEDDIDSGIVETLVASCCNLRHLNLSAAHHHSSEGLGKHLCQLLARLKCLLSLALPVCAIANISLTTADKPSVQPVANVASQGFGKKVRIGVQTCSRNCLEQGNFKPPSSVFWSLLESLPFLERLELIGSSFSSAMPRNEPAIRNSLPPCSRAQHVGDAEVAAIGQLAFLQSLTLAQLPSVLTGFGLISIGAQCQRLRTLSLANIGLMGKVMYMSALMDMLKHCKCLRDLR